In one Chryseobacterium camelliae genomic region, the following are encoded:
- a CDS encoding AAA family ATPase, whose amino-acid sequence MMKYKISELKIKNFKCFTDVKFDFGGDNLVVFDGPNGYGKTTSFEALEILLTKAPRKIGKAKLDKRYTYENSPIHKFEDKEIEISVQLISSDGNHIKVKRVFPAATNGKSKKNNISQIYSDSRLFINDEEVSSESSLEDVLDYKNVYNLFNVLNYVEQDENTYFLKEDPKERYKALVSLLGGDEERILLEKVENFHLKLKLKVEQMETSISDLKQNNSDLLKNQFDEISYKKLIENSLNDFVWDNEVIKNTDINLHNSYLNEINKIENLFNNRQIVGEIVLLDKMNKYRNDTVFIDSFINNYWSVQNYNILEDENNRRNNNKKTIETNTKIVQYINSNDYNQLLNGENILFLSEKEKIKNEMEVFEVNLKLLLTLRESLSLQNQILSDLKDKRESLIILNRNHKDFIDLKEGECPVCGYDWQSSEKLIQQIEETESKIFKQYNEDNSKFEKQKEDLNKKYLESFKSLIIEENESLETELSKLVDFDFFSRLKDLYTSYKSRFEAFLSLFNEEVRKQINSMVNLRNIENKNLTKNDILELIDKEKPVVETDLSFDEIITDFNLYFTNDVEKLNKLSLEEIKQKRNYIEYQYFNSVNAGINNLEQRKLKLYGLQQEYDKVRKKLDEKIKNYTKSIIEKISIPFYIYTGKILQNHSLGSGLVIDFEMKRGDSQIYIRPTHRDQEVTYTLSSGQLSATVISLMLVLNKVFNHSKFGTLLIDDPLQTLDEINSHSLVELLKYNFSEQQIIISTHEDRYSKFIRYKYDKFNLYGRNIRMKEVI is encoded by the coding sequence ATGATGAAATATAAAATATCAGAATTAAAAATTAAAAACTTTAAGTGTTTTACTGATGTAAAATTTGATTTTGGAGGTGATAATTTGGTTGTATTTGATGGCCCCAATGGATATGGAAAAACAACTTCATTTGAGGCTCTTGAAATTCTATTAACAAAAGCTCCGCGAAAGATAGGTAAGGCAAAGTTAGATAAAAGATATACTTACGAAAATAGCCCAATACATAAATTTGAGGATAAGGAGATAGAGATTTCAGTACAATTAATATCTTCTGATGGCAATCATATCAAAGTAAAAAGAGTTTTTCCAGCTGCAACAAATGGAAAGTCAAAGAAAAATAATATAAGTCAGATATATTCTGATTCTAGATTATTTATTAATGATGAGGAAGTTAGCTCGGAAAGTAGTTTAGAAGATGTTTTAGATTACAAAAATGTATACAACTTATTTAATGTATTAAACTATGTTGAACAGGATGAGAATACATATTTTTTAAAAGAAGATCCAAAAGAAAGGTATAAAGCATTAGTATCTCTTTTAGGAGGTGATGAAGAAAGGATATTATTAGAAAAAGTTGAAAATTTTCATTTAAAACTGAAACTAAAAGTAGAACAAATGGAAACTTCGATTAGTGATTTAAAACAGAATAATTCAGATTTATTAAAAAATCAGTTTGACGAAATTTCTTATAAAAAACTAATTGAAAATAGTCTGAATGATTTTGTGTGGGATAATGAAGTTATTAAAAATACTGATATTAATCTTCATAATTCATATTTGAACGAAATAAATAAAATTGAGAACCTGTTTAATAATAGACAAATTGTTGGAGAAATAGTTTTATTAGATAAAATGAATAAATATAGAAACGATACTGTTTTTATAGATTCATTTATTAATAATTATTGGAGTGTACAGAACTATAATATTTTAGAGGACGAGAATAATAGAAGAAACAATAACAAAAAAACTATTGAAACTAATACTAAAATTGTTCAGTATATAAATAGTAATGATTATAATCAATTATTAAATGGAGAAAATATTTTGTTTTTATCTGAAAAAGAGAAAATAAAAAATGAAATGGAGGTTTTTGAAGTTAATTTAAAACTACTTTTAACATTACGTGAGAGTTTATCACTTCAGAATCAAATATTATCTGACTTAAAGGATAAAAGAGAATCTTTGATTATTTTAAATAGAAATCATAAAGATTTTATCGATTTAAAAGAGGGAGAATGTCCTGTTTGCGGATATGACTGGCAAAGTAGTGAGAAATTGATACAACAGATAGAAGAAACAGAATCAAAAATATTTAAACAATATAATGAAGATAATTCTAAGTTTGAAAAACAGAAAGAGGATTTGAATAAAAAATATTTAGAAAGTTTTAAATCGTTAATTATTGAAGAGAATGAATCTTTAGAAACCGAATTATCAAAATTAGTAGATTTTGATTTTTTCTCACGTTTAAAGGATCTTTATACCTCTTACAAAAGTCGTTTTGAAGCTTTTTTATCATTGTTTAATGAGGAAGTGAGGAAACAAATAAATTCAATGGTTAATTTAAGAAACATTGAAAACAAAAATTTGACTAAAAACGATATTTTAGAGTTAATAGATAAAGAAAAACCTGTAGTTGAAACTGATTTAAGCTTCGATGAAATTATTACGGATTTTAATCTTTATTTCACTAACGATGTGGAAAAGCTGAATAAGTTATCTTTAGAAGAAATAAAACAAAAAAGAAATTATATTGAATATCAATATTTTAATTCTGTAAATGCAGGTATTAATAATTTAGAACAAAGGAAACTAAAATTATATGGATTACAACAGGAATATGACAAAGTAAGAAAAAAGTTAGATGAAAAAATTAAGAATTATACAAAAAGTATAATTGAAAAAATTAGTATTCCTTTTTACATCTATACAGGAAAAATATTACAAAACCATAGTTTAGGTTCAGGGTTAGTAATAGATTTTGAAATGAAAAGAGGAGATTCTCAAATTTATATAAGACCAACACATAGAGATCAAGAGGTAACTTATACATTAAGTTCAGGACAATTGTCTGCAACAGTTATATCATTGATGTTGGTATTAAATAAAGTATTTAATCATTCTAAATTTGGAACGTTATTAATTGATGATCCATTACAAACTTTAGATGAAATTAATTCACATTCATTGGTAGAGTTGTTAAAATACAATTTTTCAGAACAACAAATTATTATCTCTACTCACGAAGATAGATATTCAAAATTCATTCGATATAAATATGATAAATTTAATTTATATGGTAGAAATATCAGGATGAAAGAAGTAATTTAA
- a CDS encoding ABC-three component system protein has product MSTDATASWSGYIFQGDVALYKAMETIVTLGENIPDNYCLKLEEDEDFSLTTDSFQTFQVKAYTKHNYAKYKKAWNDMMGRFPDNIDNNFLYLQKNNVDISKFDGVNYSEKLNTNVIAGLYTLENITTLLDNKIKELFPDLNDDDVTIKRNFCSNNICEKIKKRHRTGEVESISLNTIKEWIETSPIAFTEDICWYEITKIFLNSISDGIDDYDLDNEEELELYNKIQQSLFEFENLSSIDMINLLKSYLSPHKKLDNNDLKNSYGSFIDNETVKNVILKGIKKIKVNPIYKKLQYFKNNGESNDCYQLLIHNNEFDDDTANKIRFQKHCEMIYQNPNTKDIDYFITKGLNKEKDEVKSRLLEITDIGDESDDSNYFGFKTIDVSIIELNNEGNN; this is encoded by the coding sequence ATGAGTACAGATGCTACAGCAAGTTGGTCTGGATATATATTTCAAGGAGACGTAGCCTTATATAAGGCAATGGAAACCATTGTAACTTTAGGAGAAAATATTCCAGATAATTATTGCTTAAAATTAGAAGAAGATGAAGACTTTTCTCTAACTACTGATAGTTTTCAGACGTTTCAGGTAAAAGCTTATACTAAGCACAATTATGCAAAGTATAAAAAAGCTTGGAATGATATGATGGGAAGATTTCCCGATAATATTGATAATAATTTTCTATATCTTCAAAAAAATAACGTTGATATAAGTAAATTTGATGGAGTAAATTACTCTGAAAAATTAAATACTAATGTAATAGCAGGGCTTTATACATTAGAAAATATAACAACATTATTAGATAATAAAATAAAGGAATTATTTCCTGATTTGAACGATGATGATGTTACTATAAAAAGAAATTTTTGTTCTAATAATATTTGCGAAAAAATAAAAAAAAGACATAGAACTGGAGAAGTAGAATCTATTTCTTTGAATACTATAAAGGAATGGATAGAAACTTCTCCTATTGCTTTTACAGAAGACATTTGTTGGTATGAAATAACTAAGATATTTTTAAACTCTATTTCCGATGGAATTGATGATTATGATTTAGATAATGAAGAAGAATTAGAATTGTACAATAAAATACAACAAAGTTTATTTGAGTTTGAAAATCTTAGTAGTATTGATATGATAAATCTTCTTAAATCATATTTATCTCCACATAAGAAATTAGATAATAATGATTTAAAAAATTCTTATGGTAGTTTTATCGATAATGAAACAGTTAAAAATGTTATTTTAAAAGGAATTAAGAAAATTAAAGTTAATCCTATTTATAAAAAGTTACAATATTTTAAGAATAATGGTGAAAGCAATGATTGTTATCAATTGTTAATACATAATAATGAATTTGATGATGATACAGCTAATAAAATACGATTTCAAAAACATTGTGAAATGATTTATCAGAATCCTAATACAAAAGATATAGATTATTTTATAACAAAAGGTTTAAATAAAGAAAAGGATGAAGTAAAATCAAGATTGTTAGAAATTACAGATATAGGTGATGAAAGTGATGATTCAAATTATTTTGGATTTAAAACAATTGACGTATCAATAATCGAATTAAATAATGAAGGCAATAATTAG
- a CDS encoding helix-turn-helix domain-containing protein: MSVQNISVEETINLVKTRGFANTVEASLYLSLSIHYVRRLGREKEIPSFKPNGKCMYFKVEDLDNFIMNNKRLSNEKIMEKATKYLFNKR, encoded by the coding sequence ATGAGTGTACAAAATATTTCCGTTGAGGAAACGATAAACCTTGTGAAAACAAGAGGTTTCGCCAATACTGTAGAAGCGTCATTATATTTGAGTTTGAGTATTCATTATGTAAGAAGATTAGGAAGAGAGAAAGAAATTCCTTCGTTTAAACCAAATGGAAAATGTATGTATTTTAAAGTGGAAGATTTAGATAATTTCATTATGAATAATAAGAGATTATCAAACGAAAAAATAATGGAGAAAGCCACTAAATATCTATTTAATAAAAGATAA